In one Nostoc sp. KVJ3 genomic region, the following are encoded:
- a CDS encoding pentapeptide repeat-containing protein: protein MQRLDTKLTLNIFWRQGLAFLLGIIIWCVANPALAVNWTHPLSFSNAELSRRDFSGESLQAAEFSNANMELANFSNADLRGAVMSASVMTKANLHGADLTNAMVDQVNLTKADLSDAIFKEALLLRAIFNDVNIDGADFTDAILDRAQIKELCTKASGVNSKTGVQTRDSLGCQ from the coding sequence ATGCAGCGATTAGACACCAAATTGACTCTCAATATTTTTTGGCGACAAGGATTGGCGTTCCTTCTAGGAATTATTATCTGGTGCGTAGCTAATCCCGCCCTGGCAGTAAACTGGACTCATCCACTGTCATTTAGCAATGCAGAGTTGTCAAGACGTGATTTTTCTGGTGAAAGTTTGCAAGCTGCGGAGTTTTCTAACGCCAATATGGAACTGGCTAACTTTTCAAATGCTGACTTGCGCGGAGCAGTCATGAGTGCTTCGGTGATGACAAAAGCAAATCTTCACGGAGCGGATTTAACTAATGCAATGGTCGATCAGGTAAACTTGACTAAGGCCGATTTGAGTGATGCAATTTTCAAAGAAGCTCTTTTACTCCGCGCCATCTTTAATGATGTGAATATAGACGGTGCAGATTTTACAGATGCAATTTTGGATCGGGCACAAATCAAAGAACTGTGTACAAAAGCCAGTGGTGTGAATTCCAAGACAGGCGTGCAAACTCGTGATTCTCTAGGATGTCAATGA
- a CDS encoding 5-(carboxyamino)imidazole ribonucleotide synthase — translation MKRVGVIGGGQLAWMMADAAQKLGVELVVQTPSVHDPAVSIAQETVFAPVDDANATEILAKKCDVITFENEFVNLQALSFLAQQGVCFRPRLEALAPLLDKYHQRCYLRDLSLPVPQFFALDEVEHLKSKIEYLGFPAVLKSRRHGYDGQGTFIIQDFATLEQKLNSETIKTLNKSLFLLEEFVPFEKELAIIAARSVEGEIVTYPVVETQQEQQVCRRVIAPADITPNQVAEIQAIAHTLLNSLEVVGIFGIELFLGADGKVLVNEIAPRTHNSGHFSIDACETSQFEQHLRAVCGLPLGNPALQCAGAVMVNLLGYENSHSDYQSQRQQIAEIPQAQIYWYGKTESRPGRKLGHVTVLLDDQNRESASAIAHNIESIWYPR, via the coding sequence ATGAAACGTGTTGGTGTAATTGGTGGCGGACAACTTGCCTGGATGATGGCGGATGCAGCACAAAAGCTAGGTGTAGAATTAGTAGTACAAACTCCAAGCGTTCACGACCCGGCCGTGTCAATTGCTCAAGAAACTGTTTTCGCGCCAGTTGATGACGCAAATGCTACGGAAATATTAGCTAAAAAATGCGATGTCATCACCTTTGAAAACGAATTTGTTAACCTACAAGCTTTATCTTTTTTAGCACAGCAAGGTGTTTGTTTCCGTCCCAGATTAGAAGCTTTAGCTCCACTTTTAGATAAATATCATCAGCGTTGCTATTTACGCGACTTGAGCTTACCAGTTCCTCAATTTTTCGCCCTTGATGAGGTGGAACATCTCAAATCAAAAATAGAATATTTAGGTTTCCCAGCAGTTCTAAAATCCCGTCGGCACGGTTATGATGGTCAGGGTACTTTCATAATTCAGGATTTTGCTACTTTAGAGCAGAAGCTAAATTCTGAAACCATAAAAACTTTAAATAAATCCCTTTTCTTATTAGAAGAATTTGTCCCTTTTGAAAAAGAACTAGCAATAATTGCAGCGCGTTCTGTCGAGGGAGAAATTGTAACTTACCCTGTAGTGGAAACTCAACAAGAACAACAAGTCTGTCGGCGAGTGATTGCACCTGCTGATATTACACCCAATCAAGTAGCAGAAATCCAAGCGATCGCACATACTTTATTAAATAGCCTAGAAGTAGTAGGGATTTTTGGAATTGAGCTATTTCTGGGTGCTGATGGCAAAGTTCTGGTAAATGAAATTGCTCCCCGTACCCACAATTCTGGACATTTTTCTATTGATGCTTGTGAAACTTCTCAATTTGAGCAGCATCTCAGAGCCGTTTGTGGTTTACCTTTAGGGAATCCAGCTTTGCAGTGCGCTGGTGCTGTGATGGTGAACTTACTGGGGTATGAAAATTCTCACAGCGATTACCAAAGCCAGCGTCAACAAATAGCAGAAATTCCCCAGGCGCAGATTTACTGGTATGGGAAGACAGAATCACGCCCTGGGCGGAAATTGGGACATGTTACCGTTTTGCTGGACGATCAAAATAGAGAATCGGCAAGTGCCATCGCCCACAATATAGAATCTATCTGGTATCCCAGGTAA
- a CDS encoding ATP-binding sensor histidine kinase codes for MVSIPGFHIRKELYNGSRTLVYRAERETDQKSVVIKLMKTAYPNFSELLQFRNQFTIAKNLNLPGIIQTYSLEPYQNGYALVMEDFGGISLKDYLTSDQTRYIASLEEFLQIAIALCNTLDILICHRVIHKDIKPANILIHPQTKEVKLIDFSIASLLPRETQILMSPNVLEGTLGYLSPEQTGRMNRGIDYRTDFYSLGVTFYELLTGKLPFQSHDPMELVHCHIAKLPSLVHEVNPQIAPVLSSIVSKLMAKNAEDRYQSAFGLKYDLENCLAQLKETGKIASFPIGQRDLCDRFIIPEKLYGRELEVETLLKAFDRVTNNQTELMLVAGFSGIGKTALVNEVHKPIVWQRGYFIKGKFDQFHRNIPFSAFVQAFRDLMRQLLSESDTQLSTWKSEILQVLGENGQVILEVIPELEQIIGQQPSVTELLPSAAQNRFNLLLQRFIQVFTTKEHPLVIFLDDIQWADSASMKLIQLLMNESRKGYLLLIAAYRDNEVFAAHPLMLTLDEITKTNANVNTILLVPLSQLSLNELVADTLKSSQKNTQLLTQLIYQKTKGNPFFSTQFFKALHQDNLINFDLDSGSWQCNIAQIKALALTDDVVDFMVLQLRKLPESTQNVLKLAACIGNQFNLATLAIVSENSETETATYLWKALQEGLILPQSEVYKFYVGRETQDIAQSSLTVNYKFLHDRVQQAAYALIPESKKQSIHLQIGQLLLSKTPIKKQEERLFEIVNQLNIGVNLITQQSERDQLAQLNLLAGQKAKLSTAYANTIEYISCGIQLLRTDSWQQQYSLTLSLYEEAASAAYLMGQFDQVEEFVKLVQQHANILLDRVKSIEIQIQSYLAQSRFDDSILTAIALLNLLGVKLSHQANKTQTLLNLALTKLRLFGKSPLKLIDLPDMTGNKQLAAIRILASTNSTAYIARPDLLPPIILSEVNLSMQYGNAAASAFGYAWYGLIECGILGNIETGYEFGQLALQVLEKFHSQEFKARTFFIVETFINHWHQPLKDTIAPLIEAYQVGLETGDIEYAAWASYTCSFHGYFMGQELAELEKQMGDYAEVYSNFRQEKPQTYINSFRQAILNLLGATNTSSLSGAVYDAQTIRPLQKQTGDRTGLCFSYANELILCYLFENYTAASEASINAITYLDGVTSAAVVPIVYFYDALTQLILYPTATASEQKQILKKVTSHQKKLKKWAHHAPMNHQHKFYLVVAERQRILLQKNKAMEFYDRAISLAKKNGYIQEEALSNELAAKFYLDWGKEKIAQTYMQEAYYCYARWGAKAITEDLEKRYPQLLAPILQGQLNCLQLNSTIDGALLPHQTIHTNLSSSSISEAFDLATIFKAAQALSSEIQLEQLLTTLLQVVMENAGAQKAALLVLQQGDLVVEAIATITEGVTLVSIPLSTSEDIPITLVNYVKHSLKTVVLDDATAQTDFIADSYFMQQQPKSVLCTPMLNQGKLIGLLYLENPLTIGAFTIARTEIIQLLCAQAAISLENAHLYQESQNYAQQLERSLQELEQAQLQRVQGEKMATLGNLVAGVAHEINNPIGFLQGSLNNAEEYTQDLIAHIQLLKQHYSTPVIAVIEHGEKIDLEFLIEDFPKLVSSMKVASDRIEDISTSLRTFSRADTAEKIACNIHEGIESTLLILKYRLKANEKRPAIEVITEYGKLPPVKCFLGQLNQVFMNILANAIDVLDTSSEGLSFAQVQANPHQILINTEVSSDQSIVTIRIKDNGQGMPEEIRARIFDHLFTTKGVGKGTGLGLAIARQIVEETHNGRLSCNSVVGKGTEFVIEIPVF; via the coding sequence ATGGTCAGCATTCCCGGATTTCATATTAGAAAAGAACTCTACAACGGTTCTCGAACTTTAGTTTATCGTGCTGAACGAGAAACTGACCAAAAATCTGTGGTGATTAAGCTGATGAAGACTGCTTATCCCAACTTTAGTGAATTGCTCCAGTTTCGTAACCAGTTCACCATCGCCAAAAATTTGAATCTACCTGGAATCATCCAAACCTATAGCCTGGAACCCTATCAGAATGGCTATGCGTTAGTAATGGAAGACTTTGGGGGAATTTCTCTCAAAGATTATTTGACCTCTGACCAGACGCGATATATTGCATCTCTAGAAGAGTTTTTACAAATTGCGATCGCACTGTGCAATACCTTAGATATTTTAATTTGTCATCGGGTGATTCACAAAGATATTAAACCTGCCAATATTTTAATTCATCCACAAACTAAAGAAGTTAAGTTAATAGACTTTAGTATTGCATCTCTGTTGCCACGAGAAACTCAAATCTTGATGAGTCCTAATGTGTTAGAAGGAACTTTGGGCTATTTGTCACCAGAGCAAACTGGACGGATGAATCGGGGGATTGACTACCGAACTGATTTTTATTCTCTAGGTGTAACTTTTTACGAGTTACTAACGGGTAAATTACCATTTCAATCGCACGACCCGATGGAATTGGTACATTGTCATATTGCAAAACTTCCGTCTTTAGTACATGAGGTTAATCCGCAAATTGCGCCTGTACTTTCATCTATTGTCAGCAAATTGATGGCGAAAAATGCCGAAGACCGCTATCAGAGCGCATTTGGACTGAAATATGATTTAGAAAATTGTTTGGCTCAACTGAAGGAAACGGGAAAAATTGCAAGTTTCCCAATTGGCCAGAGGGATCTGTGCGATCGCTTTATTATTCCAGAAAAACTCTATGGTCGTGAACTTGAAGTTGAAACTCTGCTAAAAGCTTTTGACCGCGTTACCAACAATCAGACGGAACTAATGTTAGTAGCTGGTTTTTCTGGTATTGGTAAAACTGCTTTGGTCAACGAGGTTCACAAACCCATTGTCTGGCAAAGGGGTTACTTTATAAAAGGCAAATTTGACCAATTTCATCGTAATATTCCTTTCTCCGCTTTTGTGCAAGCATTTCGAGACTTAATGAGACAATTGCTCAGTGAAAGTGATACCCAATTGTCAACTTGGAAAAGTGAGATTTTACAAGTGCTGGGTGAAAATGGGCAAGTAATTCTTGAGGTAATTCCCGAACTAGAACAAATTATTGGTCAACAACCATCTGTAACGGAACTTTTACCAAGTGCAGCACAGAATCGATTTAATTTATTATTACAAAGATTTATTCAAGTATTCACTACCAAAGAACATCCCCTAGTCATTTTTTTAGATGACATTCAGTGGGCAGATTCCGCATCAATGAAGTTGATCCAGTTACTAATGAATGAGTCAAGAAAGGGGTATTTATTATTAATTGCAGCTTATCGTGACAATGAAGTTTTTGCTGCTCACCCCTTGATGTTAACATTAGATGAAATTACCAAAACAAATGCTAATGTTAACACAATTTTATTAGTTCCTCTAAGTCAGCTAAGTTTAAATGAACTGGTTGCAGATACTCTAAAATCTTCACAAAAAAACACACAGTTATTAACACAGCTAATCTATCAAAAAACAAAGGGAAATCCATTTTTTAGTACGCAGTTTTTTAAAGCTCTACATCAAGACAATCTAATCAATTTTGATTTAGATAGTGGAAGTTGGCAATGTAATATTGCCCAGATTAAGGCATTAGCCTTGACAGATGATGTCGTTGATTTTATGGTATTACAGTTGCGAAAGTTGCCAGAATCAACGCAGAATGTTTTAAAATTAGCGGCTTGTATTGGTAATCAATTTAATTTGGCAACATTGGCAATTGTTTCTGAAAATTCCGAAACCGAAACAGCAACATACCTCTGGAAAGCATTACAAGAGGGGCTAATCTTACCACAAAGTGAAGTTTACAAATTCTATGTTGGGCGAGAAACACAGGATATAGCACAAAGTTCGCTAACTGTAAACTATAAATTTTTACACGATCGCGTTCAACAAGCGGCTTATGCTTTAATCCCAGAGTCAAAAAAGCAATCCATCCATCTGCAAATTGGCCAATTGCTATTAAGCAAAACACCCATTAAAAAGCAAGAAGAGAGACTTTTTGAGATTGTTAATCAGTTGAATATTGGTGTCAATCTAATCACTCAGCAGTCCGAACGAGATCAATTAGCACAGTTAAATTTGCTGGCTGGACAAAAAGCCAAGCTATCCACCGCCTATGCTAATACAATAGAATATATCAGTTGTGGTATTCAGCTATTGAGAACAGATAGCTGGCAACAACAGTATTCGCTGACATTATCCTTATATGAAGAAGCTGCTTCAGCAGCCTATCTTATGGGTCAATTTGACCAGGTAGAAGAGTTTGTTAAGCTAGTCCAACAACATGCTAACATCCTACTAGATCGGGTTAAATCCATTGAGATCCAAATTCAATCTTATTTAGCTCAGAGTCGTTTTGATGATTCGATTCTGACTGCGATCGCACTGCTAAATCTTTTAGGTGTAAAATTATCTCATCAAGCTAATAAAACCCAAACTTTACTCAATTTAGCCCTAACTAAATTACGACTTTTCGGTAAATCTCCTTTAAAATTGATAGATTTACCTGACATGACGGGGAACAAACAACTAGCAGCAATCCGAATTTTGGCTAGCACGAATTCAACGGCTTATATTGCTCGTCCCGATTTACTACCACCAATAATTTTAAGCGAAGTCAATTTGTCGATGCAGTACGGCAATGCAGCGGCATCTGCATTTGGCTATGCCTGGTATGGATTAATTGAGTGTGGCATTCTGGGAAATATTGAGACAGGTTATGAATTTGGTCAATTAGCATTACAAGTTCTCGAAAAATTCCATAGTCAGGAATTTAAAGCGAGAACTTTCTTTATTGTTGAAACATTCATTAATCACTGGCATCAACCTCTTAAAGATACAATTGCCCCCTTAATTGAAGCTTATCAAGTGGGGTTAGAAACAGGAGATATTGAATATGCAGCTTGGGCTAGCTATACCTGTAGTTTTCATGGATACTTTATGGGGCAAGAATTGGCTGAGTTAGAAAAACAGATGGGTGATTATGCCGAAGTCTACAGCAATTTTAGACAAGAAAAACCTCAGACCTATATTAATTCATTTCGTCAAGCCATCTTGAACTTGTTGGGAGCTACTAATACCAGTTCCTTATCAGGTGCTGTTTATGATGCCCAAACTATTCGCCCATTACAAAAGCAAACAGGCGATCGCACTGGATTGTGCTTTAGCTATGCCAATGAACTGATACTTTGCTATCTGTTTGAAAATTATACCGCAGCATCTGAGGCATCAATTAATGCAATTACCTATTTAGATGGGGTAACATCGGCGGCAGTTGTACCAATAGTTTATTTTTATGATGCACTAACCCAACTAATTCTCTATCCAACAGCAACGGCTAGCGAGCAAAAACAGATTCTTAAAAAAGTAACGTCCCATCAGAAAAAGTTGAAAAAATGGGCGCATCATGCCCCAATGAATCATCAACATAAATTTTATTTAGTCGTAGCAGAACGGCAGCGGATTTTGCTGCAAAAAAACAAAGCAATGGAATTCTACGATCGCGCCATTTCCCTTGCTAAAAAAAACGGATACATCCAAGAAGAAGCCTTGAGCAATGAGTTAGCTGCCAAGTTTTACCTCGATTGGGGCAAAGAAAAAATTGCCCAAACTTATATGCAAGAAGCTTATTATTGCTATGCCCGTTGGGGCGCTAAAGCCATAACTGAGGACTTAGAAAAACGCTATCCTCAACTTCTGGCTCCCATCTTACAAGGGCAACTTAATTGCTTACAACTAAATTCAACCATTGATGGAGCATTATTACCACATCAAACCATCCACACAAATCTTTCTAGCAGCAGTATTTCTGAAGCTTTCGATTTGGCGACTATCTTTAAAGCCGCACAAGCTCTTTCCAGTGAAATTCAATTAGAGCAATTGCTCACTACTCTTTTGCAAGTGGTGATGGAAAATGCCGGCGCACAAAAAGCTGCCCTACTTGTACTCCAACAAGGTGACTTAGTAGTTGAAGCTATAGCCACCATCACTGAAGGAGTCACTCTGGTATCTATACCATTGTCAACCAGCGAAGACATTCCCATCACACTGGTAAACTATGTCAAACACAGCTTAAAAACTGTTGTGCTGGATGATGCAACAGCACAAACTGATTTTATCGCCGACTCATATTTTATGCAGCAACAACCTAAGAGTGTGTTGTGTACGCCGATGTTAAATCAGGGTAAACTCATCGGGCTGCTATATCTAGAAAATCCCCTGACAATTGGTGCATTTACGATCGCTCGCACCGAAATTATCCAACTGCTATGCGCCCAAGCCGCCATCTCTCTAGAAAATGCCCACCTTTATCAAGAATCTCAAAATTATGCCCAACAGTTAGAGCGATCGCTCCAAGAATTGGAGCAAGCCCAATTACAAAGGGTGCAAGGTGAAAAAATGGCAACCTTGGGCAATTTGGTTGCTGGGGTAGCACATGAAATTAATAATCCTATTGGATTTTTACAAGGCAGCCTCAACAATGCCGAAGAGTATACTCAAGACTTAATCGCCCATATCCAATTGCTTAAACAACATTATTCCACTCCAGTGATCGCAGTCATTGAGCATGGCGAAAAAATTGACCTAGAATTCCTGATTGAAGACTTTCCAAAGCTAGTGAGTTCAATGAAGGTGGCAAGCGATCGAATTGAAGACATTAGTACTAGCCTTCGTACCTTCTCCAGAGCCGATACAGCAGAAAAAATTGCTTGTAATATCCATGAAGGAATTGAGAGTACGCTGTTGATTTTAAAGTATCGCCTGAAAGCTAACGAAAAACGTCCAGCAATTGAAGTCATCACCGAATATGGAAAATTACCACCTGTAAAGTGTTTTTTAGGACAGCTAAATCAAGTATTTATGAATATCCTTGCTAATGCAATTGATGTTTTAGATACATCCAGTGAGGGGCTTTCTTTTGCTCAAGTGCAAGCTAATCCTCACCAAATACTCATTAACACAGAAGTATCCAGTGACCAAAGTATAGTGACAATTCGCATCAAAGATAACGGACAAGGGATGCCAGAGGAGATTAGAGCCAGGATATTTGATCACCTGTTTACCACTAAAGGGGTTGGGAAGGGAACAGGATTAGGATTAGCGATCGCTCGGCAAATTGTCGAGGAAACCCATAATGGGCGGTTGAGTTGCAATTCTGTGGTTGGTAAAGGAACAGAATTTGTGATTGAAATTCCAGTTTTTTAA
- a CDS encoding M16 family metallopeptidase, with protein sequence MLKQLTNTVFPASVFRLESGLTFIHQEIPTTPVVVADVWVRAGASLEPKPWFGMAHFLEHMIFKGTATLPPGMFDAKVENRGGVSNAATSYDYAHYSLTTAAPYLKDTLPYLGELLLNAAIPEDEFSRERDVVLEEIRSCQDDCDWIGFQTLIQSIYPHHPYGRSVLGTEQELMQQSPEAMRCFHHAHYQPENMTVVIAGGIAQQPAWEMVNRSFTDFAERLNCPQFEKVAKPVITGIHRQELCLPRIEQARLLMAWLVPGVEDMRIGYGLDLLSVLLAEGRTSRLVRDLREDLQLVQGICSSFSLQRESSLFTITAWLEPENLEEVESLICTHLDELQNSGISEQELARTRRLLCNEYAFSTETPNQLTGLYGYYNTIAQAELAVTYPQQIQSFDAQELQKLAKQYLSPQNYAVTVLKPS encoded by the coding sequence TTGTTAAAACAACTAACTAATACTGTATTTCCAGCCTCAGTCTTCCGACTAGAGAGTGGTTTAACTTTTATTCATCAAGAAATTCCCACGACTCCCGTAGTTGTGGCGGATGTTTGGGTGCGTGCTGGAGCAAGCCTAGAGCCAAAACCGTGGTTCGGCATGGCGCACTTTTTAGAACACATGATTTTTAAAGGAACGGCGACGCTACCCCCTGGGATGTTCGATGCCAAGGTTGAAAACCGGGGTGGCGTAAGTAATGCGGCGACAAGCTATGATTATGCTCATTATTCACTCACCACGGCTGCCCCTTATTTAAAAGATACTCTCCCCTACTTGGGAGAACTCCTGCTCAATGCGGCAATTCCAGAAGACGAATTTAGCCGCGAACGGGATGTAGTGCTAGAGGAAATTCGCTCTTGTCAAGACGATTGCGACTGGATAGGATTCCAAACTCTGATTCAAAGCATCTATCCGCATCACCCTTATGGACGTTCGGTGCTGGGGACTGAGCAAGAATTGATGCAGCAGTCTCCAGAAGCAATGCGCTGTTTTCACCACGCCCACTATCAGCCGGAAAATATGACAGTGGTAATAGCCGGGGGTATAGCCCAGCAACCAGCTTGGGAAATGGTAAATCGTTCATTTACTGATTTTGCCGAACGCTTGAATTGTCCGCAGTTTGAGAAAGTAGCAAAGCCAGTAATAACAGGAATTCACCGTCAAGAACTTTGTTTACCACGCATAGAGCAAGCGCGATTGTTGATGGCGTGGCTGGTACCCGGAGTAGAGGACATGCGTATCGGCTATGGTTTAGATTTGTTGTCAGTGTTATTGGCAGAAGGGCGGACTTCGCGTTTAGTGCGCGATTTGCGAGAAGATTTGCAATTGGTACAAGGAATTTGCAGTAGTTTTTCTCTACAACGAGAATCAAGTTTATTTACAATTACTGCCTGGTTAGAACCAGAAAATCTAGAGGAAGTTGAGTCCTTAATTTGCACTCATTTGGATGAATTGCAGAATAGCGGAATTAGCGAACAGGAACTTGCCCGTACACGCCGACTGCTATGTAATGAGTATGCATTTTCTACCGAAACGCCAAATCAGCTTACAGGGCTTTACGGATATTACAATACCATCGCCCAAGCTGAATTAGCTGTGACATATCCCCAACAAATTCAGTCCTTTGATGCCCAAGAACTGCAAAAACTAGCTAAACAATATCTTTCACCGCAGAATTACGCGGTTACTGTACTTAAACCGTCTTAG
- a CDS encoding M16 family metallopeptidase, translating to MTTLLEKSPIHRTVLNNGIVVLVTENPAADIIAARIFVRAGSCNENREKAGLAHLLSAVMTKGCDGLSSLEIAEKVESVGASLSADAGTDYFLLSFKTVTSDFSEILALAGLILRSPTFPETQVELERRLALQDIRSQKEQPFNVAFEQMRLVMYQNHPYSMSVLGDETSMGSLTRADLVQYHQTYFRPDNVVISIAGRITPTDAVALVEEVFADWQAPAQALPILNLPEIKVEPQVKVKPLQTQQSIVMLGYLGTSVSSVDYAALKLLCTYLGNGLSSRLFVELREKRGLAYEVSAFYSTRLFPASFVVYMGTAPENTTIALEGLRTEVDLLSTTEVSESALQAAKNKILGQYALGKQTNGQIAQIYGWYEILGLGIDFDTKFQELIAAVSAKDAIAAARKYLKEPYLSLVGQEEAVNRAIA from the coding sequence ATGACAACCTTGCTGGAAAAATCGCCTATCCATCGCACCGTATTGAACAATGGTATTGTCGTGCTGGTGACAGAAAATCCGGCGGCGGATATTATTGCGGCGCGAATCTTTGTGCGTGCTGGTAGTTGTAATGAAAACCGGGAAAAAGCAGGGTTGGCACATTTGCTATCAGCAGTGATGACAAAGGGATGTGATGGGCTTTCTAGCTTAGAAATTGCTGAAAAAGTCGAGTCTGTAGGAGCTAGTTTGAGCGCGGATGCTGGCACTGATTATTTTTTGCTATCTTTCAAGACGGTGACATCCGATTTTTCGGAAATTTTAGCATTGGCAGGGCTGATTTTGCGATCGCCTACTTTTCCCGAAACTCAAGTAGAACTAGAACGGCGTTTAGCACTCCAAGATATTCGTTCCCAAAAAGAGCAACCTTTCAATGTCGCCTTTGAACAAATGCGGCTGGTAATGTACCAAAATCATCCCTACTCTATGTCAGTGCTGGGAGATGAAACCAGTATGGGCAGCTTAACTCGCGCGGATTTGGTGCAGTATCATCAAACTTATTTCCGCCCAGATAATGTAGTAATTAGTATTGCTGGCAGAATCACACCCACTGATGCAGTCGCATTAGTGGAAGAAGTTTTTGCTGATTGGCAAGCGCCAGCCCAAGCACTGCCAATACTGAATCTACCTGAGATTAAAGTAGAACCACAGGTAAAGGTTAAGCCACTACAGACACAACAATCAATCGTAATGCTTGGTTATTTGGGAACATCGGTAAGCTCTGTTGACTACGCCGCCCTGAAATTGCTGTGTACCTACTTAGGAAATGGGCTTTCTAGTCGCTTGTTTGTCGAATTAAGGGAAAAAAGGGGTTTAGCTTACGAAGTATCCGCCTTTTACTCCACAAGGCTATTTCCAGCCTCATTTGTGGTTTACATGGGTACAGCACCCGAAAATACCACCATTGCCCTAGAGGGACTGCGTACAGAGGTAGATTTATTGTCTACCACAGAAGTATCCGAAAGCGCACTCCAAGCTGCTAAAAATAAGATCCTGGGGCAGTACGCTTTGGGTAAACAAACCAATGGACAAATTGCCCAGATATACGGCTGGTATGAAATTTTGGGCTTAGGAATTGATTTTGACACCAAGTTTCAAGAATTGATTGCCGCAGTGAGTGCCAAAGATGCGATCGCCGCCGCCCGTAAGTATTTAAAAGAGCCTTATTTATCTTTAGTTGGTCAAGAAGAAGCAGTTAATCGAGCGATCGCGTAA
- a CDS encoding peptidoglycan-binding domain-containing protein: MQSSLTASILSYLKLLDLTVNRCEMEKRQGWQPKRSKSLSAIGILLFWATPLLITSTAVASIAPTQRIAQVNPQDSINRPTLKVGSQGDRVSELQAALKLLGFYSGAVDGIYSENTASAVSRFKQAAGLNPDGIVDASTWQRLFPNQPVAASTVPSSQPIFNSATNFPIPTQANNLTNVANPSPPKQAVTQVATNPQPRPTTSKKAVTQVATSPQPRPTTSKKAVTQVATQVTSSPEPRPATPRKGTNSRTQKRPNRTTSTTQTQSNTTTKRTSGIQYTSEGLPILRIGLRGSEVVKLQEQLKKLGFLKGDADGDFGVTTETAVKAAQKRYGIEPDGVVGGSTWEVLLRR; encoded by the coding sequence ATGCAAAGCAGCCTGACAGCAAGTATTTTGAGTTACTTAAAATTACTAGACCTCACTGTAAATCGCTGTGAAATGGAAAAACGACAGGGTTGGCAACCAAAGAGGTCTAAATCTTTATCAGCTATTGGAATACTCTTGTTCTGGGCTACGCCTCTGCTGATTACCTCAACGGCTGTAGCATCAATAGCACCAACACAAAGAATTGCTCAAGTAAATCCTCAAGATAGCATCAACCGCCCTACCCTCAAAGTTGGTAGCCAAGGCGATCGCGTATCTGAACTTCAAGCAGCTTTGAAACTTTTGGGTTTTTACTCTGGTGCAGTGGATGGTATATATAGTGAGAATACAGCTAGTGCTGTTTCCCGGTTTAAACAAGCAGCTGGCTTAAATCCAGATGGCATTGTTGATGCCAGCACTTGGCAACGACTTTTCCCTAATCAACCAGTAGCCGCGTCAACCGTTCCTTCATCCCAGCCAATATTTAACTCAGCTACAAATTTTCCTATTCCCACCCAGGCTAACAACCTCACCAATGTTGCAAATCCCAGCCCCCCAAAACAAGCTGTCACACAAGTTGCAACTAACCCACAGCCAAGACCTACTACCTCAAAAAAAGCTGTAACACAAGTTGCAACCAGCCCACAGCCAAGACCTACTACCTCAAAAAAAGCTGTAACACAAGTTGCAACACAAGTTACAAGCAGCCCTGAGCCAAGACCTGCTACTCCCAGAAAAGGTACAAATTCCAGAACGCAGAAAAGACCGAATCGGACTACATCAACGACTCAAACTCAGTCAAACACAACTACTAAGCGAACCTCTGGTATTCAATACACCTCCGAAGGATTGCCAATTTTGCGTATAGGATTACGTGGTTCTGAAGTTGTGAAGTTGCAAGAACAACTGAAAAAGCTTGGTTTCTTGAAAGGCGATGCTGATGGAGACTTTGGTGTGACAACCGAGACAGCTGTGAAAGCCGCACAAAAGCGCTATGGTATAGAACCTGACGGTGTAGTTGGTGGCTCTACCTGGGAAGTTCTTTTGCGGCGTTAG